A genomic segment from Pseudomonas sessilinigenes encodes:
- a CDS encoding DUF1615 domain-containing protein, producing MISHRLVGSFLGLLLLAGCASQPGSRSPEIPAEQVQARILRLLPAQVSDRQGWARDIQVAFNAQGLDPSPGNLCAVLAVAEQESGFQVDPAVPGLGRIARDEVDRRAAKAHVPGLLVSAALQVRSSDGQSYSQRLAKARTEKELSAIFDDFIGQVPMGQTLFGGFNPVHTGGPMQVSIAFAEKHAQGYPYSPRDSIRHEVFSRRGGLYFGIAHLLGYPVSYPQPLYRFADFNAGWYASRNAAFQAAVSQLTGIRLALDGDLIRYDSILPGSTELAVRTLGKQLGLRNPVIRDQLEQGDSAQFEQTALYRKVFALADQAKGKGVPRQILPGIELKSPKITRQLTTAWFAKRVEERYQRCMARH from the coding sequence CGAGATACCTGCCGAACAGGTCCAGGCACGTATCCTGCGACTGTTGCCCGCCCAGGTGAGCGACCGCCAGGGCTGGGCCCGGGACATCCAGGTGGCCTTCAATGCCCAAGGGCTGGACCCCAGCCCCGGCAACTTGTGCGCAGTGCTGGCGGTGGCCGAGCAGGAGTCCGGTTTCCAGGTCGATCCAGCGGTGCCGGGCCTGGGGCGCATTGCCCGGGATGAGGTCGATCGCCGTGCGGCCAAGGCACATGTTCCGGGGCTGCTGGTCAGTGCTGCATTGCAGGTACGTTCCAGCGACGGCCAGTCCTACAGCCAGCGCCTGGCCAAGGCCCGTACCGAAAAGGAACTGAGCGCGATCTTCGATGACTTCATCGGCCAGGTGCCCATGGGCCAGACCCTGTTCGGTGGTTTCAACCCGGTGCATACCGGCGGGCCGATGCAGGTCAGCATCGCCTTTGCCGAGAAGCACGCCCAGGGGTATCCCTATTCACCACGAGATTCGATCCGCCACGAGGTCTTCAGCCGTCGCGGAGGCCTGTACTTCGGCATCGCCCACCTGCTGGGTTATCCGGTGAGCTACCCGCAGCCGCTGTATCGCTTCGCCGACTTCAACGCTGGCTGGTACGCCAGCCGCAATGCCGCGTTCCAGGCTGCGGTCAGCCAGCTCACCGGGATTCGCCTGGCGCTCGATGGCGACCTGATCCGCTACGACTCGATCCTGCCCGGCAGCACCGAGCTGGCAGTACGCACCCTGGGCAAGCAGTTGGGGCTGCGCAACCCGGTGATTCGCGACCAGCTGGAGCAGGGCGACAGCGCGCAATTCGAGCAGACCGCGTTGTACCGCAAGGTATTCGCCCTGGCCGACCAGGCCAAGGGCAAGGGTGTACCGCGGCAGATACTCCCGGGCATCGAGCTCAAGAGCCCGAAGATCACGCGCCAGCTGACCACCGCCTGGTTCGCCAAGCGGGTGGAAGAGCGCTATCAGCGC